One window of Ammospiza nelsoni isolate bAmmNel1 chromosome 12, bAmmNel1.pri, whole genome shotgun sequence genomic DNA carries:
- the GID8 gene encoding glucose-induced degradation protein 8 homolog, translated as MSYAEKPDEITKDEWMEKLNNLHIQRADMNRLIMNYLVTEGFKEAAEKFRMESGIEPSVDLETLDERIKIREMILKGQIQEAIALINSLHPELLDTNRYLYFHLQQQHLIELIRQRETEAALEFAQTQLAEQGEESRECLTEMERTLALLAFDNPEESPFGDLLNMMQRQKVWSEVNQAVLDYENRESTPKLAKLLKLLLWAQNELDQKKVKYPKMTDLSKGTIEEPK; from the exons ATGAGTTATGCAGAAAAACCTGATGAAATCACGAAAGATGAATGGATGGAAAAGCTTAATAACTTACATATCCAGAGAGCAGACATGAACCGCCTTATCATGAACTACCTTGTCACAG AGGGCTttaaagaagcagcagagaaatttCGGATGGAGTCTGGAATTGAACCCAGCGTGGATTTAGAGACCCTggatgaaagaataaaaatccgTGAGATGATCTTGAAAGGGCAGATTCAGGAAGCCATTGCATTGATAAACAGCCTccatccagagctgctggataCCAACAGATATCTCTACTTTCATTTGCAG CAACAGCACTTGATTGAGCTGATCCGGCAGCGTGAGacagaggcagctctggaaTTTGCTCAGACCCAATTAGCAGAACAaggggaggagagcagggaatgcCTGACAGAAATGGAGCGCACGCTGGCTCTGCTTGCCTTTGATAATCCCGAGGAATCACCATTTGGAGACTTGCTGAACATGATGCAGCGACAGAAG gtgtGGAGTGAGGTTAATCAAGCTGTTCTAGACTATGAAAATCGTGAATCAACACCCAAGTTGGCAAAATTACTGAAACTACTACTGTGGGCTCAGAATGAGCTGGACCAGAAGAAAGTGAAATACCCCAAAATGACAGACCTCAGCAAGGGGACGATCGAAGAGCCCAAGTAA